In Oscillatoria acuminata PCC 6304, a single window of DNA contains:
- a CDS encoding DUF1830 domain-containing protein has product MAQILDPIPADRSGQILCCYVNATSKIQIARVSNVPNWYFERVVFPGQRLVFEAFPEALLEIHTGMMASAILSDKIPCGRLRVLDESDPTPTGPAPEPQAMPNRSHRNPPIDNKGIVLNDPFSMTALTSV; this is encoded by the coding sequence ATGGCTCAAATACTCGATCCCATTCCGGCTGACCGTTCAGGTCAAATTCTCTGCTGCTATGTCAATGCCACCAGCAAAATTCAAATCGCTCGGGTCAGTAACGTTCCTAACTGGTATTTTGAACGGGTTGTGTTTCCCGGTCAACGGCTTGTTTTTGAAGCATTTCCCGAAGCGCTGTTAGAAATTCATACCGGCATGATGGCCAGTGCTATTTTATCCGATAAGATCCCTTGTGGACGCCTGCGAGTCCTGGATGAAAGCGATCCCACTCCCACGGGTCCTGCACCTGAGCCGCAGGCAATGCCCAACCGTTCCCATAGAAATCCCCCGATTGATAATAAAGGGATCGTCTTGAATGATCCCTTTTCAATGACGGCTTTAACCTCGGTTTAA
- a CDS encoding DUF4079 domain-containing protein: MDLPSFLWLWKIAAWSMGFSILAYSLLAVSGLWMYGARLGRKPQGRILVRSLHYGLGVTLVALVLLLLAVGIVGTLGHYGSLGHSVHLGVGLLVVGLVLLSAWSATQIAPGRPWARSLHITTNAILFVALAWVSWTGWIVVQKYLP, from the coding sequence GTGGATCTGCCTTCTTTCCTATGGTTGTGGAAAATCGCAGCCTGGTCAATGGGGTTTTCAATACTGGCCTATAGCTTGCTCGCGGTGAGTGGGCTGTGGATGTATGGTGCGCGCCTCGGGCGTAAACCCCAAGGACGAATTTTGGTGCGATCGCTCCACTATGGTCTCGGGGTCACCCTGGTGGCCCTAGTCTTGCTGCTCTTGGCCGTGGGGATTGTGGGGACCCTGGGACATTACGGGTCCCTGGGTCATTCGGTCCATTTAGGGGTGGGATTGTTGGTGGTGGGACTGGTCCTGCTGTCGGCTTGGAGTGCGACTCAGATTGCTCCCGGGCGTCCCTGGGCGCGATCGCTTCACATCACCACGAATGCCATTTTATTTGTCGCACTGGCTTGGGTATCCTGGACGGGTTGGATCGTGGTCCAAAAATATCTGCCTTAA
- a CDS encoding photosystem II high light acclimation radical SAM protein codes for MENRILYVRLPCNPIFPIGVVYLADFVHKLFPEVEQQIFDMGTVPPLDFAQSLDACVDRFQPTLLVFSWRDIQIYAPVGGRGGNPLQNAFEFYYARNPLIKLRGALGGLRITTAYYGELWRNLGLVKRGLKRAQTYHPEARAIVGGGAVSVFYEQLGRSLPQGTIISVGEGEVLLEKYLRGQDFQDERCYVVGETTPRDRLIHEKPTEIEKTACDYDYIERLWPEFQYYLQDQDFYIGVQTKRGCPHNCCYCVYTVIEGKQVRINPADEVVAEMRQLYDRGIRNFWFTDAQFIPARRYINDAIELLQKISEAGMEDIHWAAYIRADNLNPELCDLMVKTGMNYFEIGITSGSQELVRKMRMGYNLRVVLQNCRDLKAAGFNDLVSVNYSFNVIDETYETIRQTLAYHRELERIFGEDKVEPAIFFIGLQPHTHLEEYAFKENILKPGYDPMSLMPWTARKLLWNPEPLGSFFGEVCLEAWQRNPNDFGREVMRILEERLGCAELESALSAPIPPQTQSLAKVS; via the coding sequence ATGGAAAATCGCATCCTCTACGTTCGCCTGCCGTGCAATCCCATCTTCCCGATCGGTGTCGTTTACCTAGCCGATTTTGTTCACAAGCTATTTCCCGAGGTTGAACAGCAGATTTTTGATATGGGAACGGTCCCCCCTCTGGACTTTGCCCAGTCCCTCGATGCCTGTGTCGATCGCTTTCAACCCACTTTACTGGTCTTCTCCTGGCGGGATATTCAGATTTATGCCCCAGTCGGTGGACGCGGGGGGAATCCCCTGCAAAACGCTTTTGAGTTTTACTATGCGCGCAATCCCTTAATTAAACTCCGGGGTGCCCTGGGGGGACTGCGAATCACTACGGCCTATTATGGCGAACTCTGGCGCAATCTGGGATTAGTCAAGCGGGGACTTAAACGCGCTCAAACCTATCACCCCGAAGCGAGGGCGATTGTGGGGGGTGGTGCGGTGAGTGTGTTCTATGAACAACTGGGTCGCAGTTTACCCCAGGGGACGATTATTTCGGTGGGGGAAGGGGAGGTACTGCTGGAAAAATATCTGCGGGGTCAAGATTTTCAGGATGAACGCTGTTATGTGGTGGGGGAAACGACCCCGCGCGATCGCCTGATCCATGAAAAACCCACAGAAATTGAGAAAACCGCTTGTGACTACGACTACATAGAACGGTTATGGCCTGAGTTTCAATATTATCTGCAAGACCAAGATTTTTACATCGGCGTCCAAACCAAGCGCGGTTGTCCCCACAACTGTTGTTACTGCGTTTATACGGTGATTGAAGGGAAGCAGGTTCGGATTAATCCGGCAGATGAAGTGGTGGCCGAAATGCGTCAACTCTACGATCGCGGCATCCGCAATTTTTGGTTTACTGATGCTCAGTTTATTCCGGCGCGGCGCTATATTAACGATGCGATCGAGTTACTCCAGAAAATTTCCGAGGCCGGAATGGAAGATATCCATTGGGCCGCCTATATCCGCGCTGACAATTTGAACCCGGAATTATGCGATTTGATGGTCAAAACCGGGATGAATTATTTTGAAATTGGGATTACTAGCGGTTCCCAAGAACTGGTCCGGAAGATGCGGATGGGTTACAACCTTCGAGTGGTTCTACAAAATTGTCGCGACTTGAAGGCAGCGGGTTTTAATGACTTGGTGTCGGTGAATTATTCGTTTAATGTCATTGATGAGACCTATGAAACGATTCGTCAGACCCTGGCCTATCATCGGGAACTGGAACGAATTTTTGGGGAAGATAAGGTAGAACCGGCGATCTTTTTTATTGGGTTACAACCCCATACCCATTTAGAAGAGTATGCGTTTAAGGAAAATATTCTCAAACCCGGTTATGACCCCATGAGTTTGATGCCTTGGACGGCCCGGAAATTACTCTGGAATCCGGAACCGCTGGGGTCGTTCTTCGGTGAGGTTTGTCTGGAGGCATGGCAGCGCAATCCCAATGATTTCGGGCGGGAAGTGATGCGAATTTTAGAAGAACGGTTAGGCTGTGCGGAGTTAGAATCGGCATTATCTGCCCCTATTCCTCCGCAAACCCAGTCTTTGGCTAAGGTGAGTTAA